AGAACCTGGCCCGCGCGCTCAGCCCCGAGGGCTTTCTGTTCCTGGGCGAAGGCGAGACCGCCACGGGCTTCGAGGACGCCTTCCAGCCGGTGGCCGGCCGGCCAGGCCTGTTCGCCCGCAACCCCGCCTTTCGCGTCGCGGCCTAGGGTCAAACGAAAAAGGCCCCGCCGGAGCGGGGCCTTCTCGTCTCATCAGGCGTTGCCTAGCGCTTGGCGTCTTCGGCCGTGTCGCTGACGGCGTCACCGGCGGCGCTCACATCCTTGCCGGCTCCGGACACAGTGTTGCAGGCGCTGATGGTGAGGCTCGCGGCCATGACGGCCAGGATGGCGAACATACGCATTTTGGGTGTCTCCAGGGATGGTTGGAAATCTCGCGCAGACCTAACGGTTAAGCCGCCGCCTGGTTCCCGTTGGCCGAGGCCGGCTTTGGCTGTGGGTCGGCCGAGGGTGTCGGGAAGATCAGCCGCGCGGTTATCCCGCCCTTGTCGTTTCGCACCAGCTCTGAGCGGCCGCGAAGCTGGCGGCTGAACGCGGTCATCAGGGTGCGGCCGACGCCGGAGGAGACCAGGGCGTCGTCGGGGGCGGCGCCATCGT
This genomic stretch from Phenylobacterium sp. LH3H17 harbors:
- a CDS encoding entericidin A/B family lipoprotein, with product MRMFAILAVMAASLTISACNTVSGAGKDVSAAGDAVSDTAEDAKR